The genomic window AATATGAATGACAGAGACGAATTAGAGAGTTGATTTACAACGAAACACTTCTCCGGATGCTGCGAGTTCCAAGTTGCCACACTAGACTGCTAGTCATCACCCAACAAGCAGTACGGTCAAAGTACGGTGTTGAAACAAGGCGAAAGAAATGACCGAAAGGCTACACCTAAGACGCGACGCGTGACGCGTATCAGAAGTGTTCCTAGGTTATTTTATTCAGGCGCCCATTTTGGGACATGCTCCCGCGGCCCACCATCGGGCGGCGGCAAATCTTCTCGAGACGGTTTGTGGGTGAAAGAGAGCAGCAGCGACATATTTTGGCTCGCCTCTGCAGCGCCACACGTCTAGAAACCCCCTCGCCCACTTCGCCCACAGACATCCCTTCTCCCCGCTCCACATACATACCCATTCCACCCACATCCTCCACATCATCGGACTTAACGCTATGAGCGATACTCACGATTCCCCACAAATCACCGACCACGCCCCGCACACCGAGCACTCCAATCCGGCCCCAACTCCTTCAAGCCACAATATCCCTCCACTCTCCTCCCAACCATCACAGGAGCAACATAACGTGCCGCTACACCACCCCGCACAGCATGCACATATTGGCGAAGATGAAGCTGCTGCATTGGCCATGGAAGCAGATATGGACGCATCGGTCATGATAGATCCTTCACTCATGGGTGATGAGGAAGGCTTTGATCCGACAACGCTTGCCAATCTTGCAGCCCTTTCAAGGATCATTAATGACGAAGACGAGGATATGCAGGTAGACGAGATGGTGCCAGAGCCAGAACCGGAAGATGAACCTCTTGAGACGGGATCGCCTAGAGAGCCGCTTACCAGGGAACAGGTGCAAGAGTTTATGAACCAGCTTGCTCAAAGGGATAAGAGCAAAGATCAAGAAGATAAAGACAAGGATCATGAAGGAAATAAAGACAAGGACCAAGGCGATGCAGGCGATAAGGACGATAAAGAAGGCGAtcaggaggaagaagaggtgcGTAGtgaaaaaggagaggacGAGTACGAAGAGCAGGGGAAGGTcaaggggaagagaaagaggaacAGAAATGTTCTGTGAGTAGACCTTTCTGTTGTGTCGGAAGCGTGTCAGAAGGCGATAGCTAACCTGTATCAGGAGTTGTACCGGTATGTGACCTGATTTTGGTGGTGTCAGATGTAAACTGACCGTCTCTTGATGCACTACGCAAACAGAATGCCATCGAAGAGTACGTTAATGTTCCTACTCTAATCGCATTAATGCTGACTTCTATCCGTAGAAACGTACGTGTTAGATCCAACATTAAAAAAGTATAACTAATGTTTAacccttctttccttcaaCAGAACATGTAAGCTATGTAAATACCTGACTCGGCTCATCAACTGATTAATTGCAAGTGCGACCGAAATATCCCGTGTAGTAGATGTGTCAAACGTGGCATCCCAGGATTATGCCGAATGGAGCACCCTGTTCTTCCTCGTCGAAAGCGCCGAAGGTAGGTGAACTGGTTGATATTTAACATGACAATAGCTCATACGTTTACAGGCCtcaagaagatgaggatcTCAATTACGAACTGGGCCTCCGCGTTCAGACCCTGGAATCTCTTCTACGGGGTACTGGCTCATTCATCGATGCCAATCAAGCTCACGCAGCAGCGCACGAAACTGTCCGGGATGCCACAAAGGCTGCCAAGGCCGGTTCTCAGGATGCCACAAACGCATTGGCCCAGTTATCGCAAGGTGTCGAAGGGATGAGTCGGGGCGCGCAGTCAAGTTTGTTACTTGATGTCTTGCAACAGTTGACTGCCGCGAGTATGGGTAGACCGTTGAGTGGTGACTCTAGTGCTGCCCCAGGCGAGAGGAAAGGACTAGAGCTTTGGTCATCATTACCGAAGGCCTCCCAAGAGACGTAAGCGTCTTCTTTTTAAACAATCGTAGCCACGTATTAACTTATGTACAGGACTGTTGCCATTGCTTCGGCCTTTGAGGACGATGACTCTCCCAGCAAGATTAACATCTGCACTCCGGGGTATCGTGATGAGACAGGCAAACTTTTCGTGCCGCCTACGGTCCGTTATGCGGAGAAGCAGTTCCATAGCGAAAGCATGGTGTCAAGGGAGGCTCTGCCCATCGAAGGTCATGCGCCGTTCCTTGACGCAGGGGTAAAATTCGCCTATGGAGGCGACAGTCATCCGTATAGACATAAACGGGTAAGTTTAATTCTTGTTATTCAGTCATTGAAAGGCAGAGCTAACCAGTTTCCAGGTCGCTGCTGTTCAAGCTGTTTCTCTCACGGGTGCTCTTCGTCTCGCTGGAACATTTCTCTCTCGCTTCCCCACACTTCCTCCCACCAAGACGGTTTTTATCCCTTCGCCAACTACTGATGAAGACGTGACTGCCCTTCAAGATGCGGGGCTCGAAATCCGTTCTTTCAGATTTCTCGATTTGAAAACTGGTGGGGTTGACTGGGAAAGCTTACGCGAGGACTTGCAAGATGCCCCGATGAAGAGCATAGTATTATTGCATGTCAGCGGAAGTGTTCCCAGTGGTGCAGAGTTGACAACTAACCAGTGGAGACTCCTGGCATCACTGTTACAAGTAAGTTGCGCCAAACAACTAGTCCCTATATCGCTGACTTTTCCTTCAGGAGCGAGAAATGATTCCCCTCGTCATTATGGCTTTCCAGGGTCTGTCATCAGGCGACACCAATCGCGACGCGCAAGCACTCCGGTTCATGGTCCACGAAGGACTTCCTGTTGTACTCGTACAAAACTTTGACGCCACCATGGGTCTCTATGCCGATTCGCCCTCCATCGTCTCCATCGTTACCCGAAATTCCGAAGATAAGGACCGGGTTGAATCACAGCTTCGAGCTATTGGCCGTGGGATGTGGACACATCCTTCGCCTTGGGGTGCTCATATTGCGCACCAAATATTGACGGATGGCAAGCTGCATCCTTCATGGTTGAAGGAGATCAGATTGATGTCAAACAGGTTGAGAAGTGCAAGAAACAAGTTGTATGTGCAGCTGGTGGACAAGTTGAAAACACCTGGGGATTGGGCTCATATAAAAAAGGCAAACGGGATGTATTGGTGGGTTATATTGGAAGATGACGCGCACCGAAATTGGCTGACAATCTGCAGTACCGCTCTGCTGCCTTCTGCTCAAACCGAGGCGCTAACCGCCAAGCACCATATTCATTTGCTTCCCGATGGATGTTTTAACCTAGGATCCCTCAATAGTTCAAAGATCAATGCCCTCAGTCGTGCCATTGATTCTGTGGTTAGAGAAGGTATACGCGAGGCGGAAGAAGCTCAAGCCCAGCGTCTGGCCATGGAATTAGCATTGGCAGCCGCCAAAGAGCAAGCAGCAAGGGAAGAGACCcagagagaggaagaaagggagGCAGCAGAGATGCGTGCTGCGAGAGAAGAGGACACCTTGCTCATGGAGAGGAGTATTGCGAACGCTATCGAAAGGcaaaagagggaagaagaagaagagcgaaagagggaagagcaaagaaagagagaggaCGAACAGCAGAGAAAGCaaagggagagggaggagatTGCGAGACAGGCAGAGGCCATTTTGGCCACCATTTGAGGGGACTTGCAATGTTTTTACAGGAGTTGTATTTTTGTACCGATAATAGCTGGTCGTTTGCCTTGGTTGGCGTTCATCTTTGAATGCAGTAATCAAATTTATCACTGATGGCCTTGTATGCCTTAACATGTAATAGGAATCAATATACATACACACCAAGCTGCAGATGCTCAAATCTACAATGGTTACTCTAGAAACGCCTCCTACGCCCAGAACTTAGTACTTGATGACAGTCTCGAGCTTTTTGACCTCGTCCATGCACTCTTCCAAAGCCACTTTAACCTCTGCACGATCCTCATCGCTGACAGTGGCCTTCTTGTTAGGGGCCGTGCTGTAATTCTGTCAGTCCATATACTCATCATCACAGCGGTGAAACGACTTGCCTGATGAGAACACATGATGTTGCTCGCTTAGTGCCGGCATAGACACCCAATTCCTCCCTGCAACTTGGTTAACATGACTGGCCTTCTAAAGACTTCAGGTTCACACTCACTTGCTCAGTACCCAGCAGTATTCCACACCGGCAGCCTCCTCCGCCAATAGAGGCAAGTGAGAGATGACATCGATGGGTGTGATGTTGCTCGCGAGCAATAACAATCCCTTCTCACCCTTCCTGAGCGCCTTGACAACCTCCTTCACACCACGTTTGAGCTGACGTGCCTTGGAGGCCTTCTTGACGGTCTTGTGAAGTTTCTTGGAGAGTTTCTTGCCGGCAAGAGGGGAGGCTATGGGGGAAATAGCATCGGCAGGGACAACAAATTCAGCCTTTTACAAAGAGTCAGCGATCGTTCTGAAGCAAGAGCGACAGCAGCATACCTTCTTATCCTCGGCCTCCTCAGCACCTTCGGCAGCAAgactcttcctcttctccttcttctccttcttttgcttcttc from Cryptococcus gattii WM276 chromosome E, complete sequence includes these protein-coding regions:
- a CDS encoding nucleolar protein family A member 2, putative (Similar to TIGR gene model, INSD accession AAW43485.1), which translates into the protein MAPESTPKKEKKDKKRKSEAADTSIAPEPVAPEEGTASAEAVIMEVDGDRALKKQKKEKKEKRKSLAAEGAEEAEDKKAEFVVPADAISPIASPLAGKKLSKKLHKTVKKASKARQLKRGVKEVVKALRKGEKGLLLLASNITPIDVISHLPLLAEEAAGVEYCWVLSKEELGVYAGTKRATSCVLISTAPNKKATVSDEDRAEVKVALEECMDEVKKLETVIKY
- a CDS encoding Aspartate aminotransferase-P2, mitochondrial precursor (Transaminase A) (Similar to TIGR gene model, INSD accession AAW43921.1) produces the protein MGRPLSGDSSAAPGERKGLELWSSLPKASQETTVAIASAFEDDDSPSKINICTPGYRDETGKLFVPPTVRYAEKQFHSESMVSREALPIEGHAPFLDAGVKFAYGGDSHPYRHKRVAAVQAVSLTGALRLAGTFLSRFPTLPPTKTVFIPSPTTDEDVTALQDAGLEIRSFRFLDLKTGGVDWESLREDLQDAPMKSIVLLHVSGSVPSGAELTTNQWRLLASLLQEREMIPLVIMAFQGLSSGDTNRDAQALRFMVHEGLPVVLVQNFDATMGLYADSPSIVSIVTRNSEDKDRVESQLRAIGRGMWTHPSPWGAHIAHQILTDGKLHPSWLKEIRLMSNRLRSARNKLYVQLVDKLKTPGDWAHIKKANGMYCTALLPSAQTEALTAKHHIHLLPDGCFNLGSLNSSKINALSRAIDSVVREGIREAEEAQAQRLAMELALAAAKEQAAREETQREEEREAAEMRAAREEDTLLMERSIANAIERQKREEEEERKREEQRKREDEQQRKQREREEIARQAEAILATI
- a CDS encoding Hypothetical Protein (Similar to TIGR gene model, INSD accession AAW43483.1) — its product is MSDTHDSPQITDHAPHTEHSNPAPTPSSHNIPPLSSQPSQEQHNVPLHHPAQHAHIGEDEAAALAMEADMDASVMIDPSLMGDEEGFDPTTLANLAALSRIINDEDEDMQVDEMVPEPEPEDEPLETGSPREPLTREQVQEFMNQLAQRDKSKDQEDKDKDHEGNKDKDQGDAGDKDDKEGDQEEEEVRSEKGEDEYEEQGKVKGKRKRNRNVLSCTECHRRVR